TTCAGTCAACGATTTCAAGGGATGGGCGCAAGTCGCCAAAAACATAGAACTCGTCGCTCAAGAGACCGAGACGATGGACGGACAAACGGTCTATGTCCACTATGTCAAGCGCACGGCTTAAAGGGGCGATAGGGGCGACCCCGTCGGGTCGCCCCTACGGTCATTTTAACGGCGGAGGTGTATGGCAATGCTGCGACGGTTTGCGACGCTGATGGCAACGGCGTTGCTAGTTGGGGCTATTGCGACGGCACAACGACCGTTGCTGACGCAGCCGAGTTTGGTGACGACGGAATGGCTGGCACGGCATCTCAACGATCCCACCCTGCGCGTCATTGATGCCCGCGCCAACCTGCGCGATTACCTTGAGGGGCATATCCCTAACGCCATTTACTTGAACACGGAGACCCTGCGGATTTCGCGTGGGGGCGTGCCTGCCCGCTTGTTGCCGCCAGAACGGCTGGCGGAAATTTTCGGCGCTCTCGGTATCGGGAACCAGCACACGGTCGTCATCTACTCCAGCGCCGAAGACGCCTTCGCCAACGCAACTTATGTCGCGTTTGTGCTGGAATTTTTGGGGCATCGTGCCATTGGCGTCTTGGACGGCGGGTTTGAAAAATGGCGGGCGGAAGGACGCCCTGTCACCCGGGAATTTCCGAAGGTGTTGCCGACACAGTTCACCGCTAAAGTCAACCCCGCGCTGCGCGCAGATTGGTGGCGGGTGTGGCAAGGCGTTCGGGGTAAACAGGCGCAGGTTTTGGATGCCCGTGCGCCCAGCGCTTTCGCCGCTGGGCACATCCCGACCGCCCGTAACGCCTTTTTGCGCGATAACTTGCAGGGTGATAAAGTGCTGACTTGGAAGGACAAGGACGCCCTCTGGACGCGGTTGAAGGCGCTGGGTGTTGACCCGCAAAAGCCCATCGTGACCTACTGCACCAGTGGGCGTGAAGCCAGCCAGTTGTGGTTCACCTTGCGCCATGTCTTGGGCATCCCCCATGTCGCCGTTTACGACGGTTCTTGGGTTGACTGGACGGCGCG
Above is a window of bacterium HR17 DNA encoding:
- the rhdA gene encoding Putative thiosulfate sulfurtransferase; protein product: MLRRFATLMATALLVGAIATAQRPLLTQPSLVTTEWLARHLNDPTLRVIDARANLRDYLEGHIPNAIYLNTETLRISRGGVPARLLPPERLAEIFGALGIGNQHTVVIYSSAEDAFANATYVAFVLEFLGHRAIGVLDGGFEKWRAEGRPVTREFPKVLPTQFTAKVNPALRADWWRVWQGVRGKQAQVLDARAPSAFAAGHIPTARNAFLRDNLQGDKVLTWKDKDALWTRLKALGVDPQKPIVTYCTSGREASQLWFTLRHVLGIPHVAVYDGSWVDWTARRMPQE